One uncultured Alphaproteobacteria bacterium genomic region harbors:
- a CDS encoding conserved exported hypothetical protein (Evidence 4 : Homologs of previously reported genes of unknown function) translates to MEILRLWRIARICAVAALAVPPAAFWSAADSVAAPARAETRAAFDGGLTPEDAALYRRIFALGRDGAWTAAETLLARTSDDLLQGTLLARRCLAPDRTCSGEEARQWLADYPDHPQAAAIHALAKARSGQGVAVPSPEDLDTLAGRGGVDGGELWLRGLSVTHLPRSQAATANALAARFRRALSQGATLTAKRLLSEGELPRLLAAIDHDRFKGALAFSYFLDGRDDFAREWAEPAALRSGGRAPQAAWAAGLANWRQRRFAEAETFFAIVAAAHAADPWMQAAGAYWAARAALHARRPQEVNGWLTQAAEHSRTFYGLVARRALGLPIGFGWDAETLSRDDRETLAQYPNGRRAMALLQVGETDAAEAELRLLFPNVAPTTQQAIVAVADAGGLAGLSIRLSAEMQRREGVIYDNARYPVPGWIPNDGWKIDRALVYAFTRQESGFDARATSRRGARGLMQLMPATARFVTGGALDTSDLLDPGLNLALGQRYLNRLLSDPAVRGNLFYLAVAYNGGPGNLAAWRDKANAGNDPLLFIEALPSRETRRFIERIMANLWIYRLRLDQETPSLDAIASGHWPLYAPLDRPEARLATRPTEVR, encoded by the coding sequence GTGGAAATCCTGCGCCTGTGGCGGATTGCGCGGATTTGCGCGGTCGCGGCGCTGGCCGTGCCGCCCGCCGCGTTCTGGTCCGCCGCCGACTCCGTCGCCGCGCCCGCGCGCGCCGAAACCCGGGCCGCCTTCGACGGCGGCCTGACGCCCGAGGACGCGGCGCTCTATCGCCGGATCTTCGCGCTCGGCCGCGACGGCGCCTGGACCGCCGCAGAAACGCTGCTCGCGCGCACCTCCGACGACCTCCTGCAAGGCACCCTGCTCGCCCGCCGTTGCCTCGCCCCGGACCGCACCTGCTCCGGCGAGGAGGCGCGGCAATGGCTCGCCGACTATCCCGACCACCCGCAAGCCGCCGCCATTCACGCCCTCGCCAAGGCGCGTTCCGGACAGGGCGTCGCGGTGCCTTCGCCCGAGGATCTCGACACCCTCGCCGGGCGGGGCGGCGTCGACGGCGGCGAGTTGTGGCTGCGGGGGCTCTCGGTCACGCACCTGCCGCGCTCCCAGGCGGCAACGGCAAACGCGCTCGCCGCGCGCTTCCGCCGCGCGCTGTCGCAGGGTGCGACGCTGACCGCCAAACGTCTGTTGAGCGAGGGCGAACTGCCGCGCCTCCTCGCCGCGATCGACCACGACCGCTTCAAGGGCGCGCTGGCGTTCTCGTATTTCCTCGACGGCCGCGACGACTTCGCGCGCGAATGGGCGGAACCCGCGGCGCTGCGCTCCGGCGGCCGCGCACCGCAGGCCGCGTGGGCGGCGGGCCTCGCCAATTGGCGGCAGCGGCGCTTCGCCGAGGCGGAAACCTTCTTCGCCATCGTCGCCGCGGCGCACGCCGCCGATCCCTGGATGCAGGCGGCGGGAGCCTATTGGGCGGCCCGGGCGGCGCTGCACGCACGGCGCCCGCAGGAGGTCAACGGCTGGCTGACTCAGGCCGCCGAGCATTCGCGCACCTTCTACGGGCTGGTCGCGCGGCGCGCCCTCGGCCTGCCGATCGGCTTCGGCTGGGATGCCGAAACCCTCTCGCGCGACGACCGCGAAACCCTGGCGCAATACCCGAACGGACGGCGGGCGATGGCGCTGCTTCAGGTCGGCGAGACCGACGCCGCCGAGGCGGAACTGCGCCTGCTGTTCCCCAACGTCGCCCCTACCACCCAGCAGGCGATCGTCGCGGTCGCCGACGCGGGCGGGCTCGCCGGGCTCTCGATCCGCCTCTCCGCCGAAATGCAGCGCCGCGAGGGGGTGATCTACGACAACGCCCGTTATCCGGTGCCGGGGTGGATCCCCAACGACGGCTGGAAGATCGACCGCGCCCTGGTCTACGCCTTCACCCGCCAGGAATCCGGCTTCGACGCGCGCGCCACCAGCCGCCGCGGCGCGCGCGGCCTGATGCAGCTGATGCCGGCGACCGCACGCTTCGTCACCGGCGGCGCGCTCGACACCTCGGACCTGCTCGATCCGGGGCTCAACCTCGCGCTCGGCCAACGCTACCTCAACCGCCTGCTGTCCGACCCGGCGGTGCGCGGCAACCTGTTCTACCTCGCGGTCGCCTACAACGGCGGCCCCGGCAACCTCGCGGCGTGGCGCGACAAGGCCAACGCCGGGAACGATCCGCTACTGTTCATCGAGGCGCTGCCGTCGCGCGAGACCCGCCGCTTCATCGAACGGATCATGGCGAACCTCTGGATCTATCGCCTGCGCCTCGACCAGGAGACCCCTTCGCTCGACGCGATCGCGAGCGGCCACTGGCCGCTCTACGCGCCGCTCGACCGCCCCGAGGCGCGCCTCGCGACGCGGCCGACGGAGGTGCGCTGA
- the rnhB gene encoding ribonuclease HII, degrades RNA of DNA-RNA hybrids (Evidence 2a : Function of homologous gene experimentally demonstrated in an other organism; PubMedId : 20250850, 3316192, 9888800; Product type e : enzyme), with product MPDFGFEDGCGCLPVAGVDEVGRGPWAGPVVAAAAILVRGRVPDDLLAALDDSKKLSPARREAVSARLAACEGVIWALGEASVAEIDAINILQASFLAMRRALETLAVAPAHVLVDGNKCPPGLRCAATAVIGGDGLSLSIAAASILAKVHRDRIMLGLDARFPGYGWGSNAGYGTPEHQRGLLTLGVTEHHRKSFAPIRKLLTPSIS from the coding sequence ATGCCCGATTTCGGGTTCGAGGACGGCTGCGGCTGCCTGCCGGTGGCGGGGGTCGACGAAGTCGGACGCGGCCCCTGGGCCGGACCGGTGGTCGCGGCGGCGGCGATCCTGGTGCGCGGCCGGGTGCCCGACGACCTGCTGGCGGCGCTCGACGATTCCAAAAAGCTCTCGCCTGCCCGGCGCGAGGCGGTTTCGGCGCGGCTGGCGGCCTGCGAGGGCGTGATCTGGGCGCTCGGCGAGGCCTCGGTGGCGGAGATCGACGCGATCAACATCCTCCAGGCGAGCTTTCTCGCGATGCGGCGCGCACTCGAAACCCTCGCGGTGGCGCCCGCGCACGTTCTGGTCGACGGCAACAAATGCCCGCCGGGGCTGCGCTGCGCCGCGACCGCGGTGATCGGCGGCGACGGCCTGTCGCTGTCGATCGCGGCCGCGTCGATCCTCGCCAAGGTTCATCGCGACCGCATCATGTTGGGGCTCGACGCCCGATTCCCCGGCTATGGGTGGGGGTCGAATGCGGGCTACGGTACCCCCGAGCATCAACGCGGGCTCTTGACTCTGGGTGTCACCGAACATCACCGGAAGTCGTTCGCGCCGATCCGCAAGCTGCTGACTCCAAGCATTTCTTGA
- a CDS encoding TPR repeat protein translates to MKRGTAVMRGLIFGCALFLGGCAAETVPVTGHDAANAEVEPLDVDGGYGTYLAAHAARLRDDIDGAARNLERTLAIDPGNLDVQRLTLIYSAADGRTETAVAAAEAIVEARPEDMLSGYVLATERARAGDWAGAEARLAAIPDANLNALLGPLLRAWVAVGRGDVDEGLRRLQPLTARKPFLPIYNFHSALILDYARRDAEARAAYERTLDGEGGRSIHAIQAAGRFFNRTGSPARTDELVDAFAAERGDAPMTEALTRTLIDRRAAEPVVTSPLEGLAEAYLSIGTSLANSEAWEITLSLAQLALYADPGLDLARVLVGDLFETHDDYARANDSYAAVSPESDVSYSVKVRMAKNLERLDRHDAAAAELTELAQRFPDRPEPLIELGDLYRGDSRFEEAVKAYDAAMARIGTIEQRHWVLFYTRGIALERSKQWKRAEADFLQALELEPDQPLVLNYLGYSWLDQGMHADRAQEMIEKAVEQRPRDGYIIDSLGWAHYLRGNYQQAVAHLEQAVVLVADDPTINDHLGDAYWRVGRTFEARYQWQRALGLKPDEQQAKALRDKLKDGLPAAKP, encoded by the coding sequence ATGAAGCGTGGAACGGCGGTGATGCGCGGGCTGATCTTCGGATGCGCGCTGTTCCTCGGCGGGTGCGCCGCAGAGACGGTGCCGGTGACCGGTCACGATGCGGCCAATGCCGAGGTCGAGCCGCTCGACGTCGACGGCGGCTACGGAACCTATCTCGCCGCCCATGCGGCGCGTCTGCGCGACGACATCGACGGCGCGGCGCGCAATCTCGAACGCACCCTTGCGATCGACCCCGGCAATCTCGACGTCCAGCGCCTCACCCTGATCTACTCCGCCGCCGACGGCCGCACCGAGACCGCCGTGGCCGCCGCCGAGGCGATCGTCGAGGCGCGGCCGGAAGACATGCTCTCGGGCTACGTGCTCGCCACCGAGCGCGCCCGCGCGGGCGACTGGGCGGGGGCGGAGGCGCGCCTCGCGGCGATTCCCGACGCCAACCTCAACGCCCTGCTCGGGCCGCTGCTGCGCGCCTGGGTGGCGGTCGGCCGTGGCGACGTCGACGAGGGACTGCGGCGGTTGCAGCCGCTCACCGCGCGCAAGCCGTTCCTGCCGATCTACAATTTCCATTCGGCGCTGATTCTCGACTACGCCCGCCGCGATGCCGAGGCCCGGGCCGCCTACGAGCGTACCCTCGATGGCGAAGGCGGTCGCTCGATCCACGCGATCCAGGCGGCGGGGCGGTTCTTCAACCGCACCGGCAGCCCGGCGCGCACCGACGAACTGGTCGACGCCTTCGCCGCCGAGCGCGGCGACGCGCCGATGACCGAGGCGCTGACCCGCACGCTGATCGACCGCCGCGCCGCCGAGCCGGTGGTGACGTCGCCGCTCGAAGGGTTGGCGGAAGCCTACCTCAGCATCGGCACCTCGCTCGCCAATTCGGAGGCGTGGGAGATCACCCTGTCGCTGGCGCAGCTCGCGCTCTATGCCGATCCGGGGCTCGACCTCGCGCGGGTGCTGGTGGGCGATCTGTTCGAGACTCACGACGACTACGCCCGCGCCAACGATTCCTACGCCGCGGTCTCGCCGGAGTCCGACGTGTCCTATTCGGTCAAGGTGCGGATGGCGAAGAACCTCGAGCGCCTCGACCGCCACGACGCGGCGGCGGCGGAGCTGACCGAGCTCGCGCAGCGCTTCCCCGACCGGCCGGAGCCCCTGATCGAACTCGGCGACCTCTACCGCGGCGACAGCCGTTTCGAGGAGGCGGTCAAGGCCTACGACGCGGCGATGGCGCGCATCGGCACGATCGAACAGCGCCACTGGGTGCTGTTCTACACCCGCGGCATCGCTCTCGAACGGTCGAAGCAGTGGAAGCGCGCCGAGGCCGATTTCCTCCAGGCGCTCGAACTCGAACCCGATCAGCCGCTGGTGCTCAACTATCTCGGCTATTCGTGGCTCGACCAGGGGATGCACGCGGACCGCGCCCAGGAGATGATCGAGAAGGCGGTGGAGCAGCGGCCGCGCGACGGCTACATCATCGACAGTCTCGGCTGGGCCCACTATCTGCGGGGCAATTACCAGCAGGCGGTGGCCCATCTCGAACAGGCGGTGGTGCTGGTGGCCGACGATCCCACCATCAACGACCATCTCGGCGACGCCTACTGGCGCGTCGGCCGCACGTTCGAAGCCCGCTATCAGTGGCAGCGCGCCCTCGGCCTCAAGCCGGACGAGCAGCAGGCCAAGGCGCTGCGCGACAAGCTGAAGGACGGATTGCCCGCCGCGAAGCCCTGA
- a CDS encoding Uracil-DNA glycosylase, family 4, whose protein sequence is MTDTSARRPEPLDPAAVLRWYVAMGVDLAIGEAPLDRTALPPPAPTPAPPAAPPQRRAFAAPPPAPAAPAAMPADFAAATDLDDLRARLEAFEGCALRKMATRTVFGDGPADARLMVIGEAPGADEDRSGVPFVGRAGKLLDKMLASAGWPRGAVFITNVVPWRPPGNRNPTPEEVTLCKPFVLRAIELIAPEALLLLGGSAAGAILDRHDGITRLRGRWQSLATAVGEIPVMPTFHPAFLLRSPASKALAWRDLLALKARIGTAE, encoded by the coding sequence ATGACCGACACCTCCGCCCGCCGCCCCGAACCGCTCGACCCCGCCGCCGTGCTGCGGTGGTACGTGGCGATGGGCGTCGACCTGGCGATCGGCGAGGCGCCGCTCGACCGCACCGCCCTGCCGCCCCCCGCCCCGACGCCCGCCCCGCCCGCTGCGCCGCCGCAACGGCGGGCGTTCGCCGCGCCGCCGCCCGCGCCCGCCGCGCCCGCGGCGATGCCCGCCGATTTCGCCGCGGCCACGGACCTCGACGACCTGCGCGCCCGCCTCGAGGCCTTCGAGGGTTGCGCGCTGCGGAAGATGGCGACCCGCACGGTGTTCGGCGACGGCCCCGCCGACGCGCGGCTGATGGTGATCGGCGAGGCCCCGGGCGCCGACGAGGACCGCTCCGGGGTGCCGTTCGTCGGCCGCGCCGGCAAGCTCCTGGACAAGATGCTCGCCTCGGCGGGCTGGCCGCGCGGCGCGGTGTTCATCACCAACGTCGTGCCCTGGCGGCCACCCGGCAACCGCAACCCGACGCCGGAGGAAGTCACCCTCTGCAAACCGTTCGTGCTGCGCGCGATCGAGCTGATCGCACCGGAGGCGCTGCTGTTGCTCGGCGGCTCGGCGGCGGGGGCGATTCTCGACCGCCACGACGGCATCACCCGTCTGCGCGGCCGCTGGCAGAGCCTCGCCACCGCGGTCGGCGAGATTCCGGTGATGCCGACTTTCCACCCCGCGTTCCTGCTGCGCAGCCCGGCTTCCAAGGCTTTGGCATGGCGCGATCTGCTGGCGCTCAAGGCGCGCATCGGCACCGCCGAGTGA
- the etfdh gene encoding Electron transfer flavoprotein-ubiquinone oxidoreductase, mitochondrial: MDGADREVMEFDVLIVGGGPAGLAAAIRLRRAARAAGTDLSVAVVEKGSEIGAHILSGAVIETRALDELIPDWRERNAPVGVPVTADRFVYLTERRAFGLPTPPTMRNAGNRIVSLGNLCRWLAGQAEELGADVFPGFAAAAPWIEDGRVVGAIVGDMGRRADGSEGPNFQPGVGLRARVTLVAEGCRGSLAQDLIARYRLDAGRQPQTYGLGIKELWDVDPARHTPGLALHSVGWPLPPEVYGGGFVYHAEAGQVAIGFVVGLDYRNPHLSPFEEFQRFKTHPAIRKALEGGRRVGFGARALAEGGWQSVPEPVFPGGALIGDCAGFVNVPKVKGTHTAMMSGILAADAALAALRETPDAWGVTPARYPALLRESWVAEELKAVRNVRPAFRWGLWPGMAYAALDTYVLRGRAPWTFGHHPDHARLLPAAKARPIVYPKPDGVLTFDRASSVYLANTTHDEAQPVHLRLRDPDLAVAHNLAVYGGPEAIYCPVGVYEFVDEGAGPRLRINASNCVHCKTCDIKDPRQNIRWTVPEGGSGPNYPNM, from the coding sequence ATGGACGGTGCGGATCGCGAGGTGATGGAGTTTGACGTGCTGATCGTCGGCGGCGGCCCGGCCGGGCTCGCGGCGGCGATCCGGCTGCGCCGGGCGGCGCGCGCCGCGGGCACCGATCTGTCGGTCGCGGTGGTCGAGAAGGGCTCGGAGATCGGCGCGCACATCCTGTCCGGCGCGGTGATCGAAACGCGCGCCCTCGACGAATTGATTCCCGACTGGCGGGAGCGGAACGCGCCGGTCGGCGTGCCGGTGACCGCCGACCGCTTCGTCTATCTCACCGAACGCCGCGCCTTCGGTCTGCCGACGCCGCCGACGATGCGCAACGCCGGGAACCGCATCGTCTCCCTCGGCAACCTCTGCCGCTGGCTCGCCGGGCAGGCGGAGGAACTGGGGGCGGACGTGTTCCCGGGGTTCGCCGCCGCCGCGCCGTGGATCGAGGACGGCCGGGTGGTGGGCGCGATCGTCGGCGACATGGGCCGCCGCGCCGACGGTTCGGAAGGGCCGAACTTCCAGCCCGGCGTCGGCCTGCGCGCCCGCGTCACCCTGGTCGCCGAGGGCTGCCGCGGCTCGCTGGCGCAGGATCTGATCGCGCGCTACCGTCTCGACGCGGGCCGGCAACCGCAAACCTACGGCCTCGGCATCAAGGAACTGTGGGACGTCGATCCGGCGCGCCACACGCCCGGTCTGGCGCTGCATTCGGTGGGCTGGCCGCTGCCGCCAGAGGTCTACGGCGGCGGGTTCGTCTATCATGCCGAGGCGGGGCAGGTGGCGATCGGCTTCGTCGTCGGCCTGGACTACCGCAACCCGCACCTGTCGCCGTTCGAGGAATTCCAGCGCTTCAAGACCCATCCGGCGATCCGCAAGGCGCTCGAAGGCGGCCGACGCGTCGGCTTCGGCGCGCGGGCGCTGGCGGAGGGCGGCTGGCAGTCGGTGCCGGAACCGGTGTTCCCCGGCGGGGCGCTGATCGGCGATTGCGCCGGGTTCGTCAACGTGCCGAAGGTCAAGGGCACCCACACCGCGATGATGAGCGGCATCCTCGCCGCCGACGCGGCGCTGGCGGCGCTCCGTGAGACGCCGGACGCCTGGGGCGTGACCCCTGCGCGCTATCCGGCGCTGCTGCGGGAGTCGTGGGTGGCGGAGGAATTGAAGGCGGTGCGCAACGTCCGGCCGGCGTTCCGCTGGGGCTTGTGGCCGGGCATGGCATACGCGGCGCTCGACACCTATGTGTTGCGGGGGCGGGCGCCGTGGACCTTCGGCCATCACCCCGACCACGCGCGCCTTCTCCCCGCGGCGAAGGCGCGGCCGATCGTCTACCCCAAGCCCGACGGCGTGCTCACCTTCGATCGCGCGTCGTCGGTGTATCTCGCCAACACCACCCACGACGAGGCGCAACCCGTGCATCTCAGGCTTCGCGATCCCGACTTGGCGGTGGCGCACAATCTCGCGGTTTACGGCGGGCCGGAAGCGATTTACTGTCCGGTCGGGGTATATGAATTCGTCGACGAGGGCGCGGGGCCGCGCTTGAGGATCAACGCCTCCAATTGCGTGCACTGCAAGACCTGCGACATCAAGGATCCGCGGCAGAATATCCGCTGGACCGTCCCCGAGGGCGGCAGCGGCCCCAACTATCCGAACATGTGA